One part of the Oncorhynchus clarkii lewisi isolate Uvic-CL-2024 chromosome 7, UVic_Ocla_1.0, whole genome shotgun sequence genome encodes these proteins:
- the LOC139412872 gene encoding insulin-like growth factor-binding protein 5, with translation MLISFSLLATLLLSESGCLGSFVPCEPCDQKVMSMCPPVPVGCQLVKEPGCGCCLTCALPEGQSCGVYTGTCTHGLRCLPKSGEEKPLHALLHGRGVCANEKMYKPLHPGRDGYSPEEAMLAEVPESLLPQAKVPLYGGRDHISSRKAQAMRQAKDRKRQQAKLHSVSSLDYSTIALDKLQPEFGPCRRKLDGIIQRMKNTSRVLALSLYLPNCDKKGFFKHKQCKPSRGRKRGICWCVDRFGVQLPGTDYSGVDIQCKNPESNSNKNE, from the exons ATGCTGATTAGTTTTTCACTCCTGGCAACGCTTCTCCTAAGCGAGTCGGGTTGTTTGGGCTCGTTCGTACCGTGCGAACCGTGTGACCAGAAGGTTATGTCGATGTGTCCTCCAGTACCGGTGGGCTGCCAGCTGGTGAAGGAGCCTGGCTGTGGTTGCTGCCTGACTTGCGCGCTCCCCGAGGGACAGTCGTGCGGGGTGTACACGGGGACTTGCACGCACGGGCTCCGATGCCTGCCGAAGAGCGGGGAGGAGAAACCGCTGCACGCGCTCCTCCACGGGAGAGGAGTGTGCGCAAACGAGAAGATGTACAAGCCGCTGCATCCAGGCAGGG aTGGTTATTCTCCAGAGGAAGCTATGCTAGCAGAGGTTCCAGAGTCCCTCCTGCCCCAGGCCAAGGTGCCTCTGTACGGGGGCAGAGACCACATCAGCAGCCGCAAGGCTCAGGCCATGAGACAGGCTAAAGACCGCAAGAGACAGCAGGCTAAGCTCCACTCTGTCAGCAGCCTTGACTACTCAACCATCGCCCTGGACAAACTGCAGCCTGAGTTT GGACCCTGCAGGAGAAAGCTGGACGGGATCATTCAGAGGATGAAAAACACATCTAGAGTCCTAGCTCTGTCCCTATACCTTCCCAACTGTGACAAGAAGGGATTCTTCAAGCACAAGCAG tGTAAACCATCACGTGGACGGAAGCGGGGGATCTGTTGGTGTGTGGACCGTTTTGGCGTGCAGCTCCCTGGCACGGACTACAGTGGAGTGGACATCCAGTGCAAAAACCCAGAGAGCAACAGCAACAAAAACGAATGA